The sequence TTCAGATACGTCGGCAATGACAATCACTACGCTCAAATCTCGCCCGAACCAGCACTCTCCAACTTCAAAGTCACAATGCGGGAATTCGAGAAGCGCGGTGACGGCATGAACGCCTATATTGTATACAAACTCGAGACTGAGGTACGACAAGCCGATGCCAAAACGATAAAAGAGCTCTTTGGTTTCAGGTGTCCGGAGTTGTTGGATACACAAAGCAACACTATGAGACGTGGCGCCGGTTCTCGGACTTCTTGGGACTTCATGGCAAGATCGTGGAGAAGTATCTGGCCAAAGGAATCGTCATTCCTCAGCCACCTGAGAAAAGCATCTCAGCACTGACCAAGACAAAGGTACTTGGAATATAATATGAGAGAGCTCTGGAACATTATGGAAgctaacttcaaaaaaaattctgaaaaattatacaactctgaaaaaaaatgtttgctcaAAAGAACTAGCGGGAACACTCCAGCCACGCCTTCTTACCAAATTTATCATGGCTTCCAATATTTTGTCTATAAATTTTggattcattttcagaaaacggttCACAAAATGTGCTCTTTTTAAGGGTTgggtttttaaaactaaaaaaaccgCCCGAAACTGTTTTCTGAGCATTAACTCTGATTGCTGTTGTCTGATATTGCAAACATTTCGAGAACACTACGAAATTGTAATTTATTAACATTTTGatcaataaaacattttcagacaaactcGGACCCTGCAATGAGCCGCGAAGTTGGAATCCAGCGTGCCCGCCAGCTGGAACGCTACATTTGCCGCCTCATCCAACACCCACGGATGAGAAACGACTGCGATGTGCGCGACTTCCTCACAATTGAGTCGGACCTGCCAAAAGCCGTGCAGACGGCTGCACTGTCAAGCTTCGGAGTGAAGAAGATCTTCAAGAACTTCCAAGTCGTCTTCTCCAAGATGGCATTCCACATGGAGGAGGGTGATCGATGGTTTGAGCAAGTGCAATCGCAGGTTGATGAGCTTGATGAGGCGTTGCGCAAGCTGTACACGGTCACGGAGACGCTAGTGGCTTCTCGTAGAGATATGGCGACCAGTGGAGAGCAATTGGGGAAGGTGAGCTTCGGAGTTCAACTTGAAGCTACTGTGTATTAGTTGCCATTTCTACAACTTTAAAGGAGGGCGTATTTATGcgaaatggtctcgccacgcgccaCCCATTGATTTCGgggcgcgtggcgagaccaatggGGCTTGCGCGGTGAGACAATTTCGCATAAATGCGTCCTTCTCTTTTAAAATCGTAGAAGTGAAAAAGTACACAGTATTGCTTGTAAACTGCTAAGATAGAAGTCCGGTAGGGGATAGGCCCACAGCTAATGAAGCCCTGACGCTTATCcctttttcaaaaccaaatcTTAATTCATTTCTCATTCCAGGCCCTGTCAATGCTTGCTGCTTGTGAAGAGTCCACATCACTTTCCCGTGCCCTCTCCTCACTGACCGACGTCACTGAGAACGTCTCTGCTGTGTATGGGAAACAAGCCGAAGTTGACAACTCGAAGTTCTCGGAGTCGATCTACGAGTACATCATGCTGATCTCGGCGCTGAAGGATGTGTTTGGTGAGCGTGTTCGTGCTTGGCAGCAATGGCAGGATGCTCAACAGACGTTGGCTCGCAAACGCGATCAGAAGACGAAGATTGACTTGTCGGCGGGCGGCAGAAATGAGCGGTCTGATCAGTTGAAGGGAGAGATTGAGGATACGGTGCAAAAGATGGATCAGCTGGAGCAACACTTTATCGAGCTGAGCAAGGCGATTCGTGAGGAGGTTGCGCGTTTTGATGCCGATCGCAAGCAGGATATGAAGAAGATGCTGGTCGAGTATATGGAGAGCATGATTCATACTCATACGGAGGTAAGGTTCCAGCAGGCTTTGTGTGGTTTAAAAATACTGCGAAATCTTTATTCAAATCCAgaaaaccatcaaaaaatgttcttaaaaTTCAGCATTCTCAAgctctcaaaaacttttttcaaacagaaaagcGCAGAGTTttagtaaaataaaattacgtATACGTAAAAAATCTATACCTCTCTCGTAAATTGAAATGGCCTAGGTTTACACTCTTCCCCGGCCACCAGCATAGGCTAGTCTTTGTGAGTGGTGTGTATGCTCGATAGGAATTGACGCGTTGAATTTAGTGCTTCCGTGAATTTGGCTGATGAGCAATGCTCATATGAGTTTCACATGATTTTAGTTTGTCACTTCAAAGTGTGAATTAGTTATATGCATGAGCAAGCCCTAAAATTGAAGcgagaaagaaaagaagatgaaaagaGGGAGATTCCTTAAAAATACGattccttaaaaattttctggctaaaaacactaaaaaaatttttcaaaagctctACTAAAAATTAGGGAGTGTTCAGGAGCAATGACAAATGTCCAAGTTTGCAATTGAATTGAGGGGTTGCATAATCACTTGACTGAATATTAAATACAACTCttatagaattaaaaaaaagtgacctgatggaattttaaaatacccTAGTCACATCCAAGCCGGGGCTGTGATCAGGCTTTGATCAGCCCAGTTGTCTGTTAAAGCTAGGTGAACCTAAGAGCCAGGAAAGATTGGGACTCCTAAGATTGCTAGAAGCCACCAATACAGACCACCACGTTCTATAggattcttcaaaaatgttctggctaaaaacacttaaaaatttgCTTATTCAAAAGCtctactaaaaatttttccagctgCTCCATTTGTGGGAGAAGTTCGAGCCGGAAGCCAACAACATTCGTGTCTAACCTACCACTAGTGTAAATTATTCATCCTTATTTATTGCCAAAATCAATCAAACTCCtcaaaatgtcaattttatattattttgtgCACTCCCCCTCTCCCCAGTCGAAATTTTATTATCTGTGATTTGAATgcaaaacttctaaaaatccCCGTTTGATTTTGTTTCCTACCAACTACATATAGtcattattatattttataaCTTATTCTCTCCATCACATTTCACCTCGTCTTCATAATGTCTTCACAAAAATATCTATTGGTTTCTTTGTTTTTGGATATAAAGAGCTTCTTGTCAGATTCGGCAAAAAATGAGACTGTTTCTTCTGGCTACGGATTCCTGTCAGCTTCATATTTAACAGAAATTCAACTGATCAATTCACAGAGCCAGATTTATGTCGGCTGCTCAAATTTCGCTAAACGGCTTCGGCCTATGCTTGTCTTCAGATCATGCTCAAGTGTCGGACTCGGATTTGTGTCTGCTGCCAATTTTGCATACCTCAATTCAAATTGGCTTCTCAACTTGCGCGCCctgatttaaaaaaccttGATCTTTGTTGGCTtttagaaacttgaaaatgtttggttttcttatttatttcaacttcTATAACAAATGACAATTTGCAAgatgatatttaaaaaaaaaagaaaataacaaatagTATAAAGTATTCACAAGATATCTATATATCTATAACTTGTTTGGGAACGTGAGCTGCCAGGCCGTgtattctgaaattgaattttgtgtttatatattttttgtttttaataaaataccATTTGAAATCCAATCCACAAATCCGCCTAATCGATCACCGTTCAAATATAAGTCAGGGCTGTGGGCCACTCTATCAGAGGTCAGTTGTGTTCCGAGAACCTGcatattgacaatttttagtaTTAGAGAGTATGGCATTTATTGCCCAGGAGATTTGGAAAAGTGGTCATGTTGCATCAACTTtcagtttcaaatgttttgctaactatagaaatttaaaaaaaaattccacctaatattaattaattttctactgacgaaaaatgtatttttataaacttgtagtttagaaaaaaactattaaaacgAATTTTatgaatagaaaataaattgtcaattttcagttgattcaaaaaaaaaaatcacaaacagttttcgatgcaccataactgaatttttaattttcccacACTTTTCTAGtataaactttcaatttttcaaccaagTTGCAATTTTCCAAAGTAACATAGATTCAACCTTCAGCTCAAAAAAGTTACCTGTGGTGTATAAGAAAATGTGCTGTTATCAAAGTTTGTCTGAATAACATAAGTTGAGTATCTAGTGTTGAGATGTCTTGATGTTGGACCGTCGATGTTAGGTGAGATTCTGCAAGAAATGTATAATTCCTGCTGAAAAACTCTTGAAGCTTACGTCTCTGATCCAGTAATAACAATAATATAGTTGGGCCGGTTAGGATCCACACCAAACTCTGGCTCGTTGAGAATAATTGAGTCGAttcctctgaaaaaaaagtgtatatttgaatttttattttgccagtttttttttctaaaagctTAAAAGCTCTTCTTCTCAACTCTTCTCAACTTCTCCCCACAAATTTCAGAGCATTGCAAGTCTAATTTTACATGCTTTGAGATCATGCTCGAAGAATCTACCCAGTTTGTGTTATATACCTACCTTCTCAAGTTGCTTATTCCAGAAGATGTGGTGATTTGGAAGTTTGAAATCTGAATTCTCAGTGACGTCACATCTTGTAAATCCGTCAAACTCCACACAGTGTTCACGGATCTTCCATATGTCACCACAGCCATCTTCGTATCATTTCCAGTTGATGTAAAGTTACCAACATTAGTGATAAAACTGTTCAAGAAGTTCTGCACATTCTGTGTATAGCCTTCTCCAAGAGCACTGTCCACCAGGAATATGTAGTCTGCCTTAACAGCATCCTTGCCGGAAATTGGTGTTGGGTAGATGGTGTTCttgtaatctgaaaatttatgttaaCATTTGGATAGCGTTTGGTTACTCCAAAATTACAATAGCAATAAGTTAAGGGCACTGTAGCATCACTATCAAAAGTTTTATACAAAGGTAGTGCAGTCTGGAGCTTCGATAAATTTGCGAAACATTACCATTGTTCAGAGTTACCAAGAGATCGTTGACTGCTGGAGAATTGATCGATAGACTAGAAACATTTCTGACAGTCTCGTAAAATCCTgtatttgtgaaatttctaaCATAGTCAAATCTCTGGTTGTTGAGCCCCAAAGCAAATACCTTAAAATGATTGTGTACTCAAAACTGAGCAACCTCCTAGAACTTACAGAAGTCAAGTTCTTGATTTGCATTGCAGTGCCAGTATCTTTTGTATAGAAACTATCGGCGTGAGATAAAATGATTGTATAAGTGGTGACGTCATCTCTCCATCCGTTGGCCTCAgtgaggaagaagaagatttCCTGCTCAATAGCTCCTGCCAAATCTGCGTCAGTAGAGTTTTCAGTGGCCTTGGCCAGTGTTAGCTGTTGGATTCTCTGCTTCACAACGTCATTGCTAGTTGACTCGAACAAATGGAAACCGTCCTGAAAATAATGGGATGTGACTAGAAACAAAATGATTGACTTACATGAGGAATGGTTCTTCCGTTATATGTCTGAAGAGCAAATTGTGTGGAAGATGGACCGACTGAGAATTTGGATGTGAAGTCTTGAAGGAAAGACTTCATGATCGAAAAATCAGAGTCAGTGAGACCAGTTTCATCCAGAAGGAAAATGATGTCGGCGGCAATTGAGGACGTTGGGAACGTGATACTATCTTCTGATTGTTGGTCTGCAAAATAACAACTgtcaagttgaaaaatgtcatgTTTTCCATGATCTTGTAGCTAAGTGAGCTCTCAACTTTGCTCAAAACCGTTTTGAAGTTTATGGAATCATAGCAATATTGTATTTCCCACTCACCACTATAGATTCTATTGGAAAGTGCCAAAACTGGATTTGGTGTAGAAACTTGCATCGATACCACACGATTGAGAAGATGAATGCTTGAGGAGACACTAAACCCGGAAAttaatttactattttttataTGCTAAACTTACGAGAAAACATTGTTCGACGAATAAACCAGCTCCTGGAAATTGGTGCTTGCTGACTGGTTGTAATTAGCCACGTATAGTTGCTGCCCGGAGAGGAGCTGTTTCGAGTAAGACGTACCGGTAAGACTGAAGAATGTTATTTTGAAACGggcaaattaattttgaaaaacttacttCGTGGATCCAACAACGTAAATAATATAAGTTGGGCGGTCTGGTTGATTTCCAATCATATTTGACACGTATTGAATTGCATTTCCAACATTGGCTGTGTAGGATGAAGACGACATTGAGGACTTCCATGATGTCAGGTATTGATCCACagcctgaaaaatttcaaagttttctaaaatatgcGGTATACGATAATTTAAATTCCGCACAGAAGTTACTTCTCGGTAAATCGGCGCCACTTctaaaccaactttttttttctatctgCCATTTACAAAAGCGGCAAAAGTTGGTTGAAGTTGGCTAAAGTTGGTTGAATGAGGCAGCGTTTTTACGCTttgaacaactgaaaaaagtgtGTGAAAGTTGGCGAAAGTTGGCAAAAGTTGGTCAAGAAGTAGGCAAAATTGGTTAGAAAGCAGATAAAGTTGGTTTGAAAGTGGTTAAAATCTAATGGCAGATAGAAAGTCACAGTGTACACTTCTCCCAAAATGACTGTAAGAATGGACTccttatatgattttaaacccgactctggacatacaaacttctctcaaaaagaaaatagacttcacatgtacacttctcccataatgactgtaagaatggactccttatatgattttaaacccgactctggacatacaaacttctctcaaaaagaaaatagacttcacatgtacacttctcccataatgactgtaagaatggactccttatatgattttaaacccgactctggacatacaaacttctctcaaaaagaaaatagacttcacatgtacacttctcccaaattgactgtaagaatggactccttatatgattttaaacccgactctggacatacaaacttctctcaaaaagaaaatagacttcacatgtacacttctcccataatgactgtaagaatggactccttatatgattttaaacccgactctggacatacaaacttctctcaaaaagaaaatagacttcacatgtacacttctcccaaattgactgtaagaatggactccttatatgattttaaacccgactctggacatacaaacttctcacaaaagaaaatagacttcacatgtacacttctcccaaattgactgtaagaatggactccttatatgattttaaacccgactctggacatacaaacttctctcaaaaagaaaatagacttcacatgtacacttctcccaaattgactgtaagaatggactccttatatgattttaaacccgactctggacatacaaacttctctcaaaaagaaaatagacttcacatgtacacttctcccaaattgactgtaagaatggactccttatatgattttaaacccgactctggacatacaaacttctctcaaaaagaaaatagacttcacatgtacacttctcccaaattgactgtaagaatggactccttatatgattttaaacccgactctggacatacaaacttctctcaaaaagaaaatagacttcacatgtacacttctcccaaattgactgtaagaatggactccttatatgattttaaacccgactctggacatacaaacttctcacaaaagaaaatagacttcacatgtacacttctcccataatgactgtaagaatggactccttatatgattttaaacccgactctggacatacaaacttctcacaaaagaaaatagacttcacatgtacacttctcccataatgactgtaagaatggactccttatatgattttaaacccgactctggacatacaaacttctcacaaaagaaaatagacttcacatgtacacttctcccataatgactgtaagaatggactccttatatgattttaaacccgactctggacatacaaacttctcacaaaagaaaatagaTTTCACATGTACACTTCTCCCATAATAACTGTAAGAATGGACTctttatatgattttaaacccgactctggacatacaaacttctctcaaaaagaaaatagacttcacatgtacacttctcccaaattgactgtaagaatggactccttatatgattttaaacccgactctggacatacaaacttctctcaaaaagaaaatagacttcacatgtacacttctcccataatgactgtaagaatggactccttatatgattttaaacccgactctggacatacaaacttctcacaaaagaaaatagaTTTCACATGTACACTTCTCCCATAATAACTGTAAGAATGGACTctttatatgattttaaacccgactctggacatacaaacttctctcaaaaagaaaatagacttcacatgtacacttctcccaaattgactgtaagaatggactccttatatgattttaaacccgactctggacatacaaacttctcacaaaagaaaatagacttcacatgtacacttctcccataatgactgtaagaatggactccttatatgattttaaacccgactctggacatacaaacttctctcaaaaagaaaatagacttcACAGTGTACACTTCTCCCAAAATGACTGTAAGAATGGACTccttatatgattttaaacccgactctggacatacaaacttctctcaaaaagaaaatagacttcacatgtacacttctcccaaattgactgtaagaatggactccttatatgattttaaacccgactctggacatacaaacttctctcaaaaagaaaatagacttcacatgtacacttctcccaaattgactgtaagaatggactccttatatgattttaaacccgactctggacatacaaacttctctcaaaaagaaaatagacttcacatgtacacttctcccaaattgactgtaagaatggactccttatattattttaaacccgactctggacatacaaacttctctcaaaaagaaaatagacttcacatgtacacttctcccaaattgactgtaagaatggactccttatatgattttaaacccgactctggacatacaaacttctctcaaaaagaaaatagacttcACAGTGTACACTTCTCCCATAATGACTGTAAGAATGGACTccttatatgattttaaacccgactctggacatacaaacttctctcaaaaagaaaatagacttcacatgtacacttctcccataatgactgtaagaatggactccttatatgattttaaacccgactctggacatacaaacttctctcaaaaagaaaatagacttcacatgtacacttctcccaaattgactgtaagaatggactccttatatgattttaaacccgactctggacatacaaacttctctcaaaaagaaaatagacttcACAGTGTACACTTCTCCCAAAATGACTGTAAGAATGGACTccttatatgattttaaacccgactctggacatacaaacttctctcaaaaagaaaatagacttcacatgtacacttctcccaaattgactgtaagaatggactccttatatgattttaaacccgactctggacatacaaacttctcacaaaagaaaatagacttcacatgtacacttctcccaaattgactgtaagaatggactccttatatgattttaaacccgactctggacatacaaacttctcacaaaagaaaatagacttcacatgtacacttctcccataatgactgtaagaatggactccttatatgattttaaacccgactctggacatacaaacttctctcaaaaagaaaatagacttcacatgtacacttctcccaaattgactgtaagaatggactccttatatgattttaaacccgactctggacatacaaacttctctcaaaaagaaaatagacttcacatgtacacttctcccaaattgactgtaagaatggactccttatatgattttaaacccgactctggacatacaaacttctcacaaaagaaaatagacttcacatgtacacttctcccataatgactgtaagaatggactccttatatgattttaaacccgactctggacatacaaacttctctcaaaaagaaaatagacttcacatgtacacttctcccaaattgactgtaagaatggactccttatatgattttaaacccgactctggacatacaaacttctctcaaaaagaaaatagacttcacatgtacacttctcccaaattgactgtaagaatggactccttatatgattttaaacccgactctggacatacaaacttctctcaaaaagaaaatagacttcacatgtacacttctcccataatgactgtaagaatggactccttatatgattttaaacccgactctggacatacaaacttctctcaaaaagaaaatagacttcacatgtacacttctcccaaattgactgtaagaatggactccttatatgattttaaacccgactctggacatacaaacttctctcaaaaagaaaatagacttcacatgtacacttctcccataatgactgtaagaatggactccttatatgattttaaacccgactctggacatacaaacttctcacaaaagaaaatagaTTTCACATGTACACTTCTCCCATAATAACTGTAAGAATGGACTctttatatgattttaaacccgactctggacatacaaacttctctcaaaaagaaaatagacttcacatgtacacttctcccaaattgactgtaagaatggactccttatatgattttaaacccgactctggacatacaaacttctctcaaaaagaaaatagacttcacatgtacacttctcccataatgactgtaagaatggactccttatatgattttaaacccgactctggacatacaaacttctctcaaaaagaaaatagacttcacatgtacacttctcccaaattgactgtaagaatggactccttatatgattttaaacccgactctggacatacaaacttctctcaaaaagaaaatagacttcacatgtacacttctcccataatgactgtaagaatggactccttatatgattttaaacccgactctggacatacaaacttctcacaaaagaaaatagaTTTCACATGTACACTTCTCCCATAATAACTGTAAGAATGGACtctttatatgatttttttctctttccttttttttgggaaaaaaaaattgcctagattattttttaaagcctCCAAGAAGTAGTCATTTTCTCAGCTAGAAACTCTCCACCGAACgttctgttatttttttttaaatcgttaaaaaattcgtaaaaaaactTGACCGCGtgggagagttgaactcatcAGAGAGTTGAACTGGAcatacaaacaaaaaatgattaacTTCAGATTTGTTTGTTCAACTCTCCTAGCGGTCAAATTCTTAAACATTCTTAAACAGTCATCGGACATTGTTAAAAAGCGCGCAAAGCTTAGACACTAGTTGACCTGAAATGTAAGCTGCCAACCGTTGATCTACTGTTTTGAGCTACACCTAAGCTTCGGTGTTATACAAGCTTCAACATGAAAAAGTGCACTGAAAAACAACCTACCAGCTGTGATGAAGAGAGTTGCAATGGAGCAATGACATTGTCAGAGAATGGCACAATACTGATTTGAGTTCTGTAAAACTTTTTCCAGTTAAACTAAATACCAAACTCCTAAAAATGTTACTTAATATTTCCCACAAGGAATGGAGTCACGGAGTCTGACACAAATTGTACAATATTGCTATGATCCGCATAACTATTTCCGGATTGGTCAACAacataaatcaaatttccgaaGAAATTCGACGTAGATGGTGTACGCTTTTTAGTTGTCATTTGATAGATTCTATCAGCCAAGTTGTAATTTGTGTCGATTCCAGTGAAGGAAGAGTTCCAATCGGATACCATGAATGCATTCTGAGCAAATGAAGATAGAGCCGAGGGAGTCATATTTGAAGAGAGGCCAATGGAAATTGTGCGAATACCCTTGCGTTGGAGGTTCGACAGCTCCTGGGATACAGAGGAAGATGACCTGGAAGCAGTTGttgaaaaacttatttttgagGGGTTGA comes from Caenorhabditis elegans chromosome X and encodes:
- the snx-1 gene encoding PX domain-containing protein (Confirmed by transcript evidence) — protein: MLSEEDVHTNSYAGRTVAVMEQPDLFSDDCDEINLGNEDTPPSKLRLHTTEEPKESSSPAVINSIEDHDQYVGNDNHYAQISPEPALSNFKVTMREFEKRGDGMNAYIVYKLETEVSGVVGYTKQHYETWRRFSDFLGLHGKIVEKYLAKGIVIPQPPEKSISALTKTKTNSDPAMSREVGIQRARQLERYICRLIQHPRMRNDCDVRDFLTIESDLPKAVQTAALSSFGVKKIFKNFQVVFSKMAFHMEEGDRWFEQVQSQVDELDEALRKLYTVTETLVASRRDMATSGEQLGKALSMLAACEESTSLSRALSSLTDVTENVSAVYGKQAEVDNSKFSESIYEYIMLISALKDVFGERVRAWQQWQDAQQTLARKRDQKTKIDLSAGGRNERSDQLKGEIEDTVQKMDQLEQHFIELSKAIREEVARFDADRKQDMKKMLVEYMESMIHTHTELLHLWEKFEPEANNIRV